The Polypterus senegalus isolate Bchr_013 chromosome 1, ASM1683550v1, whole genome shotgun sequence genome includes a window with the following:
- the LOC120527371 gene encoding P2Y purinoceptor 3-like — protein MDDPEATVSEPVSVNSSTEAYCHLHESYKYILLPVTYGMVTVIGLLLNGALLWQCLRSRPWSCSTVYLVNLAVADLLYLPSLPLLTVSYAMRGKWIFGNVACKAARFLFYANMYGSILFLTCISVHRFLGVCYPIRSLPYRTKERAVWGSALSWGVVLIELFPTLVFSRSVVVDNFTICYDVTSPSLLFVYFPYGITLIITGFFIPFLIIFSCYWSMVKVLSRSQERITVGKEIRSKSIRTILVVCTVFALCFVPFHITRFAYLFIGAYKGKDCGSLNFVVLSYKIWRPIVSFNSCISPVLYFLVARKNRKLMLNLGKNKVNPSP, from the coding sequence ATGGATGACCCAGAAGCCACTGTTTCCGAGCCGGTGTCCGTCAATTCTTCAACAGAAGCATACTGCCATTTACACGAGAGTTACAAGTATATTTTGCTACCTGTAACCTATGGTATGGTGACTGTGATCGGGCTGTTGCTGAATGGGGCCCTTCTGTGGCAGTGCTTGCGGAGTCGCCCCTGGAGCTGCTCTACGGTTTACCTCGTCAATCTGGCAGTGGCAGACCTGCTCTACCTGCCTTCCTTGCCTTTACTCACAGTCAGTTACGCCATGAGGGGCAAATGGATTTTTGGCAACGTCGCCTGCAAAGCGGCGCGCTTCCTTTTCTACGCCAATATGTATggcagcattttatttttgacttgtaTCAGCGTCCATCGCTTCTTGGGAGTCTGCTATCCCATCAGGTCTCTTCCGTACAGAACCAAAGAGCGGGCTGTGTGGGGGTCGGCGCTGTCCTGGGGTGTGGTGCTGATCGAACTTTTTCCAACTCTCGTCTTTTCGCGCAGTGTTGTAGTAGACAACTTTACGATATGCTACGATGTTACCAGCCCGTCTCTCCTCTTCGTTTATTTTCCTTACGGGATAACTTTGATCATCACTGGATTTTTTATCCCATTTCTCATCATTTTCTCGTGTTACTGGTCCATGGTGAAGGTTCTTTCGAGATCGCAGGAGCGCATCACGGTGGGGAAGGAGATCCGCTCCAAGTCCATTCGCACGATCCTGGTGGTGTGCACAGTTTTTGCGCTCTGCTTCGTACCTTTCCACATCACGCGCTTTGCATATCTTTTTATCGGTGCCTATAAGGGAAAAGACTGCGGCTCCTTGAACTTTGTCGTGTTGTCCTACAAAATCTGGAGGCCCATCGTGAGTTTCAACAGCTGCATTAGTCCTGTTTTATACTTTTTAGTGgcgagaaaaaacagaaaactcatGTTAAATCttggaaaaaataaagtgaatccTTCACCATAA